A window of Actinobacillus suis ATCC 33415 contains these coding sequences:
- a CDS encoding DUF927 domain-containing protein, with amino-acid sequence MNKIRFYDDQLAKTNAFNDWIILAGRDVHKAYYRWNKETNHSEAGKGERWALIRDSFKLGNDMIPCLLDSKDLGQLDRLLLAPAAQRFIKIFQVGELPTLAKDKDDFRTRVLMNLAEHCPNLTAVEWLDEGFNTENLTSEYQRIKNGQHATAELLEQRTLNPEDDTAPRVEMRKRGGLKGLYYVTTRIVDGEKVESEKWLSDFVEVIGLGKGESEHFIILQKEKQERPLVMPLKDIGERDGWQYLKRNDVTVTTKQALRAELADYLQFKSRTAKQYYITDKTGWNEDLTAFTLPNGETLGQPQTPTIFRNLTQNIEGYRVSGTTADWVENIGRYCVGNPSMMLSIGVALSAPLLKPLEADGYGVHLYEDSTFGKTTALNIASSIYGHPRETRTAWNATPLALQNEAFSRNGLFMPLDEISEASPKAVAQTAYSLFNGQGKLQGAKEGGNRKSIKWLVANLSTGEEGLESYLKQQGIKVNAGQLVRLLNIPMKRATEFHGLADGKTHADALNANVMRYFGAVGVDWLTYLVQAEKSALRALYDKVKQSRLKSLPDNSEPQIKRVMADRFALIETALLLAKDILQWTEKDISNAITANFNEWVNAYGWHSKKHTQIIEQVNGWLLVNADTRFEEFPPDGTQKPISNKAGYRLVEDDRYFVFKSVFEDEALQGQTKEVALPVLVKAGILHKGEGNGYAYLQRIPHKINPKRTRAYLIEILNENSDE; translated from the coding sequence ATGAACAAAATCCGCTTTTATGATGACCAGTTAGCAAAAACGAACGCTTTCAACGATTGGATTATTCTAGCAGGAAGAGACGTACATAAAGCCTATTACCGATGGAATAAAGAGACTAACCATTCAGAAGCAGGCAAAGGCGAAAGATGGGCATTAATTCGTGATAGCTTCAAGCTAGGCAATGATATGATTCCGTGCTTGTTGGATAGCAAAGATTTGGGCCAATTAGACCGCTTGTTACTTGCGCCGGCAGCACAACGATTCATTAAAATATTCCAAGTGGGGGAACTCCCCACTTTGGCGAAAGATAAAGATGATTTTCGCACCCGAGTATTGATGAACCTCGCAGAACATTGCCCGAATCTTACCGCCGTAGAATGGCTAGATGAAGGCTTTAATACGGAAAACCTAACCAGCGAATATCAGCGCATTAAGAACGGACAGCACGCTACCGCAGAGCTTTTAGAGCAACGCACACTTAACCCCGAAGATGATACCGCTCCACGTGTAGAAATGCGTAAGCGTGGCGGATTAAAAGGCTTGTACTATGTTACTACTCGTATTGTGGACGGTGAGAAAGTCGAAAGCGAAAAATGGTTATCCGATTTTGTCGAGGTCATCGGACTAGGCAAAGGAGAAAGTGAACATTTCATTATTTTGCAAAAAGAGAAGCAAGAACGACCGCTTGTTATGCCGCTAAAAGATATTGGTGAGCGTGACGGCTGGCAGTATTTGAAACGTAATGATGTGACGGTAACTACTAAGCAAGCACTACGGGCGGAATTAGCCGATTATTTGCAATTTAAAAGCCGAACCGCCAAGCAGTATTACATTACCGACAAAACCGGCTGGAATGAAGATTTAACCGCTTTTACCTTGCCAAACGGGGAAACCTTAGGGCAACCGCAAACCCCGACCATTTTCCGCAATTTAACGCAGAATATCGAAGGATATAGAGTAAGCGGAACAACAGCGGACTGGGTGGAGAATATCGGGCGTTATTGCGTAGGTAATCCGTCGATGATGTTATCGATTGGCGTGGCATTAAGTGCGCCATTATTGAAACCTTTAGAGGCGGACGGCTACGGCGTACACCTTTACGAAGATTCAACATTCGGTAAAACAACCGCTTTAAATATCGCTTCCTCAATTTACGGACACCCAAGAGAAACTCGTACAGCATGGAACGCTACACCGTTGGCCTTACAGAACGAAGCCTTTAGCCGTAACGGGCTATTTATGCCGTTAGATGAAATCAGCGAAGCCAGTCCGAAAGCCGTCGCACAGACCGCTTATAGCTTGTTTAACGGACAAGGGAAGTTACAAGGTGCGAAAGAAGGTGGAAATCGCAAGTCGATTAAATGGCTAGTAGCGAATCTCTCCACCGGTGAGGAAGGTTTAGAGAGCTACCTCAAGCAACAAGGGATAAAGGTCAATGCCGGCCAATTAGTCCGCTTACTCAATATCCCGATGAAACGAGCGACAGAGTTTCACGGCTTGGCGGACGGTAAAACGCACGCTGACGCGCTCAATGCAAACGTCATGCGCTATTTTGGTGCGGTGGGTGTAGATTGGCTCACTTATCTAGTCCAAGCGGAAAAAAGCGCATTGAGAGCGTTATACGACAAAGTAAAACAATCTCGATTAAAGAGCTTGCCGGATAATTCAGAACCTCAAATTAAGCGGGTGATGGCGGATAGATTCGCCCTCATTGAAACCGCCTTATTATTGGCTAAGGATATCTTACAATGGACGGAAAAGGATATATCAAACGCTATCACGGCTAACTTCAATGAATGGGTAAACGCTTATGGCTGGCACTCGAAAAAGCATACACAGATCATTGAACAAGTGAACGGTTGGCTATTGGTAAATGCTGATACTCGTTTTGAAGAGTTTCCACCGGACGGCACACAGAAGCCTATCAGCAATAAAGCCGGTTATCGACTGGTAGAAGATGACCGTTATTTTGTCTTCAAAAGCGTATTTGAAGATGAAGCCTTACAAGGGCAGACGAAAGAGGTTGCACTTCCGGTATTAGTTAAAGCGGGCATTCTTCATAAGGGAGAGGGCAACGGCTACGCATACCTCCAACGAATACCACACAAGATCAACCCAAAGAGAACCCGAGCTTATCTGATAGAGATTCTCAATGAGAATAGCGACGAATAG
- a CDS encoding ash family protein has protein sequence MNILQYITTNSDTIDNNPQGYLDMVHSVLSAEFAKNEENSTACKKNCFTSLANKVYATLAFAKSEAERGNSNNLLVANTSTPFNDRAFFVRGLNTPKENDQSKNGFVTFLSMVAFSGQRLIVGCVPQVAVFHPAKRYRQAVESKAIDSKNLLVELSAMIYLFKAVSRLDLRNTSKPISSFPCYTVRIKANSLEQAKAKVCPFFAVKEVVYA, from the coding sequence ATGAATATTTTACAGTACATCACAACAAATAGCGACACAATCGACAATAATCCGCAAGGTTATTTAGATATGGTTCATTCCGTACTATCGGCGGAATTTGCAAAAAATGAAGAAAATTCGACCGCTTGTAAAAAGAATTGCTTTACAAGTTTAGCGAATAAGGTTTATGCTACTCTCGCTTTCGCAAAATCGGAAGCCGAGCGTGGAAACTCGAATAATTTACTTGTGGCGAACACTAGCACGCCTTTCAATGACCGTGCTTTTTTTGTTCGTGGACTAAACACACCTAAAGAAAATGACCAATCCAAAAATGGATTCGTTACATTTCTCTCTATGGTAGCGTTTAGTGGGCAACGTTTAATCGTTGGCTGTGTTCCACAAGTCGCAGTTTTCCACCCCGCTAAACGCTATCGCCAAGCCGTGGAAAGCAAAGCGATAGACTCTAAAAATTTACTTGTGGAGCTATCAGCCATGATCTACCTATTCAAAGCCGTAAGCCGTTTAGACTTACGCAACACGTCAAAACCGATTTCATCATTCCCTTGCTATACCGTGCGTATTAAAGCCAATAGCTTAGAACAAGCTAAAGCTAAGGTCTGCCCTTTCTTTGCCGTTAAAGAGGTGGTTTATGCGTAA
- a CDS encoding Rha family transcriptional regulator — translation MKGLNEQLPIEAVFPKVFRKETVAMTNTLKVAEYFGKQHKNILQRLENLACSEEFNRLNFKPVKYTDQKGESRKMFLMTQDGFTLLVMGFTGKKAMQFKEMYIAEFNRMKKQLDSKDRLRDTQHLLNEAIDFKQQTSEKEDPHAYSRENTLVYCVALGMSKKKWLSQNGYPADAEIRQFLTPEQLDLIHLLVTENATMIKLGLEYTVRKNHLQASALHYWRKLAVGKNQNVSG, via the coding sequence ATGAAAGGATTAAATGAGCAATTACCGATTGAAGCGGTATTTCCTAAAGTGTTTCGTAAAGAAACCGTTGCAATGACAAACACCCTTAAAGTAGCGGAATATTTCGGAAAACAGCATAAAAATATTTTGCAACGTCTTGAAAATTTAGCGTGTTCAGAAGAATTTAACCGGCTGAATTTTAAGCCCGTTAAGTACACCGACCAAAAGGGAGAAAGCCGGAAGATGTTCTTAATGACCCAAGACGGCTTTACGCTTTTAGTTATGGGATTTACCGGCAAAAAAGCAATGCAATTTAAAGAGATGTATATCGCCGAATTTAACCGAATGAAAAAGCAACTTGATAGCAAAGACCGCTTAAGAGATACGCAACACTTACTTAATGAAGCGATTGATTTCAAGCAGCAGACTTCTGAAAAAGAAGATCCGCACGCGTACAGCCGCGAAAATACCCTCGTTTATTGTGTAGCGTTGGGCATGAGTAAAAAGAAATGGTTATCACAGAATGGTTATCCGGCAGATGCTGAAATCCGCCAATTTCTGACGCCTGAACAACTTGATTTAATCCATTTACTGGTTACTGAAAACGCCACAATGATTAAGTTAGGTTTGGAGTACACAGTACGTAAAAATCATTTACAAGCAAGTGCATTACATTACTGGCGCAAACTGGCAGTAGGGAAGAATCAAAATGTTAGCGGTTAA
- a CDS encoding helix-turn-helix transcriptional regulator, whose protein sequence is MELKTIKHIQAVSGFSRAFIYKQIQAGKLSPPIKIGRASRWKSSDVEQWLNDLINNERGLSTLSANSTKAIDKLAGNQV, encoded by the coding sequence ATGGAACTCAAAACCATCAAACATATTCAAGCCGTAAGCGGATTTAGTCGTGCTTTTATCTACAAGCAAATTCAAGCGGGCAAACTTTCCCCGCCTATCAAGATAGGGCGTGCTTCACGTTGGAAATCATCGGACGTAGAACAATGGCTTAATGATTTAATCAACAACGAAAGAGGGCTTAGCACGTTATCGGCAAACAGTACCAAGGCTATTGATAAGTTAGCCGGTAATCAAGTGTAA
- a CDS encoding helix-turn-helix transcriptional regulator — MTHQDKNISERIIRKPEYLSRLGVSKSTLTDWENPKSKRYRPDCPKKIKLGANSVGYLESEVNTFIKALANNRIEAA, encoded by the coding sequence ATGACCCACCAAGATAAAAACATTTCTGAACGTATTATCCGCAAGCCGGAGTACCTATCACGCTTAGGCGTAAGTAAATCTACCCTGACAGACTGGGAAAACCCTAAATCAAAACGTTATCGCCCTGATTGCCCGAAGAAAATCAAATTAGGGGCTAATTCAGTCGGTTATCTCGAAAGCGAAGTAAACACATTTATCAAAGCATTAGCAAATAACCGAATTGAAGCGGCATAG
- a CDS encoding tyrosine-type recombinase/integrase, with protein MARTTKPLTNTEVDKAKPQDKEYNLSDGNGLYLRIKPNGAKNWIFNYFKPNAKNRSNLGLGVYPEISLKQAREIRNEYNQLLAKGIDPKIYRQQLEEQKNFEKSNTFKNLSEKWREKKRDEVQESTINKEYRRLELYALPYLGHLSLNEISAPVVVTALQPLYKKNLNDTLHRLIRMINEIMNFAVNGGLVKYNPCSTIGEMFAKKQKENNPTIPPDKLPELMAKIANAHIEPQTRYLIQWQLLTMVRPREAVSVEWAEIDLEKRLWTIPPEKMKGTRKGRLQHIVPLSTQAIRVLERLKPITGHLKHVFPHYSKPAEHMNSSTANVALKRMGYKDVLTAHGMRSLARTYLADNDVTHEVAEACLAHSVGNVVSQAYNKSTYLEQRIGVMQMWGDYVERCSMVATI; from the coding sequence ATGGCAAGAACTACAAAGCCCCTTACTAATACCGAAGTAGATAAAGCTAAACCGCAAGATAAAGAGTACAACCTATCTGACGGCAACGGATTATATTTACGAATTAAACCAAACGGGGCGAAAAATTGGATTTTTAACTACTTTAAGCCTAATGCTAAAAATCGGTCTAATTTAGGTTTAGGCGTGTATCCGGAAATTTCCTTGAAGCAAGCTCGAGAAATCCGCAATGAATACAATCAGCTATTAGCCAAAGGTATTGATCCTAAAATCTACCGCCAACAACTCGAAGAACAAAAAAACTTTGAGAAATCCAACACCTTTAAAAACCTTTCTGAAAAATGGCGAGAAAAGAAGCGCGATGAGGTACAGGAAAGTACGATTAATAAAGAGTATCGTCGATTAGAGCTTTATGCCTTGCCTTACTTAGGACACCTATCACTTAATGAGATTTCCGCCCCTGTTGTGGTTACTGCATTACAACCACTTTATAAAAAGAATCTGAATGATACCTTGCATCGCTTAATTCGTATGATCAACGAAATCATGAATTTTGCGGTAAATGGCGGACTCGTAAAATACAATCCTTGTTCGACGATTGGAGAAATGTTTGCGAAGAAGCAAAAGGAAAACAACCCTACTATTCCGCCTGATAAATTGCCCGAACTAATGGCAAAGATTGCAAATGCTCATATTGAACCGCAAACCCGTTACTTGATTCAATGGCAACTACTAACGATGGTTCGCCCCCGTGAAGCGGTTAGTGTTGAATGGGCAGAGATTGATTTAGAAAAAAGATTGTGGACAATCCCACCGGAAAAAATGAAAGGAACGAGGAAAGGACGTTTACAGCATATTGTGCCACTATCAACGCAAGCAATCCGAGTACTTGAACGACTTAAACCGATTACAGGGCATTTAAAACACGTTTTCCCGCATTACAGTAAACCGGCGGAACATATGAATAGCAGCACGGCAAATGTGGCACTTAAGCGAATGGGCTATAAAGATGTTTTGACCGCTCACGGTATGCGGTCTTTAGCCAGAACCTATCTAGCTGATAATGACGTAACGCACGAAGTGGCAGAAGCTTGCCTAGCGCATAGTGTGGGGAATGTGGTTAGCCAAGCCTATAACAAATCCACCTACTTAGAACAACGTATAGGCGTGATGCAAATGTGGGGGGATTATGTAGAGCGTTGTTCAATGGTGGCGACTATTTAA
- the gltX gene encoding glutamate--tRNA ligase, with translation MNIETLFPLDPNVKVRTRFAPSPTGYLHVGGARTALYSWLYAKHFNGEFVLRIEDTDLERSTPEATAAILEGMEWLNLAWEHGPYYQTKRFDRYNQVIDQMIEQGLAYRCYCSKERLENLRNEQEANKEKPRYDRHCLGNHEHSADEPHVVRFKNPQEGSVVFDDAVRGRIEISNSELDDLIIRRTDGSPTYNFCVVVDDWDMGITHVVRGEDHINNTPRQINILKALGAPIPTYAHVSMINGDDGQKLSKRHGAVSVMQYRDDGYLPEALVNYLVRLGWGHGDQEIFSREEMIELFDIHSVSKSASAFNTDKLQWLNQHYMRSLPAEHVAKYLAWHMNDQAIDTSNGPALEEIIPVLSERAKTLKELATASRYFYQEFDGYDEKAAAKNFKAEAVAPLAKLLEKLTALTDWSVEAIHDAMNATAADLEIGMGKVGMPFRLAVTGSGQSPSMDITAKLVGRDRTLARIQKAIKFIQVQA, from the coding sequence ATGAATATCGAAACTCTTTTCCCTTTAGATCCGAATGTAAAAGTGCGCACCCGTTTTGCGCCTAGCCCAACCGGCTATTTACACGTTGGCGGCGCACGTACCGCTTTATATTCTTGGTTATATGCAAAACACTTCAACGGTGAATTTGTATTACGTATCGAAGATACCGACCTGGAACGTTCAACACCGGAAGCAACCGCAGCAATTCTTGAAGGTATGGAATGGTTAAATCTCGCTTGGGAACACGGTCCATATTATCAAACCAAACGTTTTGACCGTTACAACCAAGTTATCGATCAAATGATCGAGCAAGGTTTAGCGTACCGTTGCTACTGTTCAAAAGAACGTTTAGAAAACTTACGTAACGAACAAGAAGCAAATAAAGAAAAACCTCGTTACGATCGCCATTGCTTAGGTAATCACGAACATTCGGCAGATGAACCGCACGTTGTGCGCTTTAAAAACCCGCAAGAAGGTTCGGTAGTGTTTGACGATGCGGTACGTGGTCGTATCGAAATCAGCAACAGTGAATTAGATGACTTAATTATTCGCCGTACAGACGGTTCGCCGACTTATAACTTCTGCGTGGTGGTAGATGACTGGGATATGGGTATTACGCATGTTGTACGTGGCGAAGACCATATCAACAACACACCTCGCCAAATTAATATTTTAAAAGCATTAGGCGCACCGATTCCGACCTATGCTCACGTTTCAATGATTAACGGTGATGACGGCCAGAAATTATCAAAACGCCACGGTGCTGTAAGCGTAATGCAATATCGTGACGACGGTTATTTACCTGAAGCTTTAGTAAACTATTTAGTACGTTTAGGCTGGGGTCACGGTGACCAAGAAATTTTCAGCCGTGAAGAAATGATCGAATTATTCGACATTCACTCAGTAAGTAAATCGGCAAGTGCGTTCAATACCGATAAATTACAATGGTTAAACCAACACTATATGCGTAGCTTACCGGCTGAACACGTGGCGAAATATTTAGCGTGGCATATGAATGATCAAGCAATCGATACTTCAAACGGCCCGGCGTTAGAAGAAATTATTCCGGTATTAAGCGAACGTGCGAAAACATTAAAAGAATTAGCGACTGCAAGCCGTTATTTCTATCAAGAATTTGACGGTTATGATGAAAAAGCTGCGGCGAAAAACTTCAAAGCGGAAGCAGTTGCACCACTTGCAAAATTATTGGAAAAATTAACCGCTTTAACTGATTGGAGTGTAGAAGCGATTCACGATGCGATGAACGCAACTGCGGCTGATTTAGAAATCGGTATGGGTAAAGTGGGGATGCCGTTCCGTTTAGCGGTAACCGGCTCAGGCCAATCACCGTCAATGGATATTACCGCAAAATTAGTCGGTCGTGATCGTACCTTAGCTCGTATCCAAAAAGCAATTAAGTTTATTCAAGTACAAGCATAA
- a CDS encoding bifunctional tRNA (adenosine(37)-C2)-methyltransferase TrmG/ribosomal RNA large subunit methyltransferase RlmN, with product MSEQTQTCASEIQAMNAAVQHPKSEKINLMNLTRQEMRELFAEMGEKPFRADQLMKWIYHFGEDNFDNMSNINKVLREKLKQIAEIKAPEVSVEQRSSDGTIKWAMQVGDQQIETVYIPEADRATLCVSSQVGCALACKFCSTAQQGFNRNLTVSEIIGQVWRASKIIGNFGVTGVRPITNVVMMGMGEPLLNLNNVIPAMEIMLDDFAYGLSKRRVTLSTAGVVPALDIMREKIDVALAISLHAPNDELRDEIMPINKKYNIKMLMDSVHKYLEVSNANHGKVTIEYVLLDHVNDGTEHAHQLAEVLKNTPCKINLIPWNPFPEAPYGKSSNSRVDRFQKTLMEYGFTVIVRKTRGDDIDAACGQLAGDVIDRTKRTMEKRKFGKGIAVQNH from the coding sequence ATGTCAGAACAAACCCAAACTTGTGCGAGCGAAATTCAAGCAATGAATGCCGCAGTACAACACCCTAAATCAGAAAAAATTAACCTCATGAACTTAACTCGCCAAGAGATGCGTGAGTTATTTGCCGAAATGGGCGAAAAACCGTTTCGTGCCGACCAATTAATGAAATGGATTTACCATTTTGGTGAAGATAATTTCGATAATATGAGCAATATCAATAAAGTATTGCGTGAAAAATTAAAACAAATTGCAGAAATCAAAGCACCGGAAGTATCTGTCGAGCAGCGTTCAAGTGACGGCACAATCAAATGGGCGATGCAAGTAGGCGATCAGCAAATTGAAACCGTGTATATTCCGGAAGCGGATCGTGCGACTTTATGTGTTTCTTCACAAGTAGGCTGTGCGTTAGCCTGTAAATTCTGTTCAACCGCTCAGCAAGGTTTTAACCGTAACTTAACCGTTTCTGAAATTATCGGTCAGGTATGGCGAGCTTCGAAAATCATTGGTAACTTCGGTGTAACCGGTGTACGTCCGATTACCAACGTGGTAATGATGGGGATGGGGGAACCGTTACTTAATTTAAATAACGTGATTCCGGCAATGGAAATTATGTTAGATGACTTTGCATACGGTTTATCAAAACGCCGTGTAACACTTTCAACGGCAGGTGTTGTGCCGGCGCTTGATATTATGCGTGAAAAAATTGACGTAGCATTAGCGATTTCATTGCATGCACCAAATGATGAATTGCGTGATGAAATTATGCCGATTAACAAAAAGTATAATATCAAAATGTTGATGGATTCTGTGCATAAATACCTTGAAGTATCGAATGCGAACCACGGTAAAGTGACGATTGAATACGTGTTATTAGATCACGTTAATGACGGCACGGAACACGCACATCAGTTAGCCGAAGTCTTAAAAAATACGCCGTGTAAGATCAATCTAATTCCATGGAACCCGTTCCCAGAAGCTCCTTACGGTAAGAGTTCAAATAGCCGTGTGGATCGTTTCCAAAAAACCTTAATGGAATACGGTTTTACGGTTATTGTACGTAAAACTCGTGGTGACGATATTGATGCCGCTTGCGGTCAGCTTGCCGGTGATGTCATCGACCGAACCAAACGTACCATGGAAAAACGTAAGTTTGGCAAAGGTATTGCGGTGCAAAACCATTAA
- the pilW gene encoding type IV pilus biogenesis/stability protein PilW — MNLAKFLRNLTACMLLPVLFGCSSLLPPPQTTFNRSEAVKARINLALAYLDQHDLPKAKENIDKALSHDQNDYLPHSVLAYYYQQIGDQVHAEQAYQQALKLSNNRPDVLNNYGTFLCKQAKFDQAYQQFEQAVQSEQPYYHQADSLENIVLCAKQEPNLAKVNEALSQLEKLDKARAAALR; from the coding sequence ATGAACCTTGCAAAATTTTTGCGAAATTTGACCGCTTGTATGCTGTTACCTGTGTTGTTCGGTTGTTCTTCTCTGCTTCCTCCCCCCCAAACCACTTTTAATCGTTCAGAAGCAGTTAAAGCGCGTATCAATTTAGCCTTAGCGTATCTCGATCAACATGATTTACCCAAAGCGAAAGAGAATATTGATAAAGCGTTAAGCCACGATCAAAACGATTACCTACCTCACTCCGTTTTAGCTTATTATTATCAACAAATCGGTGATCAAGTTCACGCCGAGCAAGCTTATCAGCAAGCATTGAAGCTGAGTAATAACCGTCCGGATGTCTTAAATAATTACGGTACTTTTCTGTGTAAACAAGCCAAATTTGATCAGGCATACCAACAATTTGAGCAAGCGGTGCAAAGCGAACAACCTTATTATCATCAAGCCGATAGCCTAGAAAATATCGTGTTATGTGCCAAACAAGAGCCGAATTTAGCTAAAGTAAACGAAGCGTTAAGCCAATTAGAAAAGCTGGATAAAGCAAGAGCGGCGGCACTGCGTTAG
- a CDS encoding Tex family protein — MSELNTQISQIIATELSVGSHQILAAIKLLDEGNTIPFIARYRKEVTGGLDDTQLRHFETRLIYLRELDDRRQTILKSIEDQGKLTAELRTKIETTESKTELEDLYLPYKPKRRTRGQIAIEAGLEPLADSLWNDPSQSPEVLAESFIDAEKGVADVKSALDGARYILMERFSEDAELLAKLRQYLTAYATLESRVIEGREEEGEKFRDYFAHSEPFKTVPSHRALAMFRGRNEGVLSLSLNADPKAEEGARTSHCEEIIRQHLGVIFNQQPADKWREQVIAWTWKIKAALHLETELMGALREKAEEEAIDVFARNLSALLMAAPAGAKNTMGLDPGLRTGVKVAVVDNTGKLLATDTIYPHTTGKAAAEVSLYKLIKQHNVELIAIGNGTASRETERFAKDVLKQIKESKPDMLIPQTVVVSEAGASVYSASELAANEFPELDVSLRGAVSIARRLQDPLAELVKIEPKAIGVGQYQHDVNQSQLARKLDAVVEDCVNAVGVDLNTASAPLLARVAGMSKTLAQNIVAFRDENGRFNARSDLKKVPRLGPKAFEQCAGFMRIVGGKNALDASSVHPEAYPVVEKILQATDSTLAELMGNATRIHQLNAKDFVDEQFGLPTVNDIFKELEKPGRDPRGEFKTATFMDGVEDIKDLKVGMILEGTVTNVANFGAFVDIGVHQDGLVHISMLSNSFVEDPHKVVKVGNLVKVKVLEVDVQRKRIALTMRLEDKPTDKPASGRNPQENRKNTEKSDRFSGNKPQRNQFANNAFADALKGWKK; from the coding sequence ATGTCAGAGCTCAATACACAGATTAGCCAGATTATTGCCACAGAACTTTCTGTTGGCTCACATCAAATTCTCGCTGCAATCAAATTACTCGATGAGGGTAATACCATTCCATTTATCGCTCGTTATCGTAAAGAAGTCACCGGTGGCTTAGACGACACCCAATTACGTCATTTTGAAACACGTTTAATTTATTTGCGTGAGTTAGACGATCGCCGTCAAACGATCCTTAAATCGATTGAAGATCAAGGTAAATTGACGGCTGAATTACGTACCAAAATTGAAACGACCGAAAGTAAAACCGAATTAGAAGATCTTTATCTGCCTTATAAACCGAAACGCCGTACTCGTGGGCAAATTGCGATTGAGGCAGGGCTTGAGCCGTTGGCAGATAGTTTATGGAATGATCCGAGCCAATCACCGGAAGTGTTAGCGGAATCTTTTATTGATGCGGAAAAAGGTGTTGCGGATGTTAAATCTGCGTTAGACGGCGCACGTTATATTCTAATGGAGCGTTTTTCAGAAGATGCCGAATTACTTGCAAAATTACGCCAATATTTGACCGCTTACGCAACGCTAGAATCAAGAGTGATTGAAGGTAGGGAAGAAGAAGGCGAGAAATTCCGAGATTATTTTGCCCATAGTGAGCCGTTTAAAACCGTACCTTCGCACCGTGCGTTAGCAATGTTCCGAGGCAGAAACGAAGGCGTATTATCGCTTTCGTTAAATGCGGATCCTAAAGCGGAAGAAGGCGCTCGAACAAGTCATTGCGAAGAAATTATTCGCCAGCATTTAGGCGTGATATTCAATCAACAACCGGCAGACAAATGGCGTGAACAAGTGATTGCTTGGACTTGGAAAATTAAAGCTGCACTTCATTTGGAAACCGAATTAATGGGCGCATTGCGCGAGAAAGCGGAAGAAGAAGCGATTGACGTATTTGCTCGCAATCTGTCTGCGTTATTAATGGCGGCACCGGCAGGCGCAAAAAATACCATGGGCTTAGACCCGGGCTTACGAACCGGTGTGAAAGTGGCTGTGGTGGATAATACCGGTAAATTATTGGCGACCGACACCATTTATCCGCACACAACAGGCAAAGCAGCGGCGGAAGTTTCGCTGTATAAATTAATTAAGCAGCATAATGTTGAGCTGATTGCGATCGGTAATGGTACGGCTTCTCGTGAAACGGAACGTTTTGCCAAGGATGTGTTAAAACAGATCAAAGAAAGCAAACCGGATATGTTGATTCCACAAACCGTGGTGGTTAGTGAGGCGGGGGCTTCGGTTTATTCTGCTTCCGAATTAGCGGCAAATGAATTCCCTGAGTTAGATGTTTCATTACGTGGTGCGGTATCGATTGCTCGCCGTTTACAAGATCCTCTAGCGGAATTGGTAAAAATTGAGCCGAAAGCGATTGGCGTGGGGCAGTATCAGCACGATGTTAACCAGTCACAACTGGCTCGCAAACTGGATGCGGTGGTTGAAGACTGTGTAAATGCGGTTGGGGTGGATCTGAATACCGCTTCCGCACCGTTATTGGCTCGTGTTGCCGGTATGAGCAAAACACTAGCGCAAAATATCGTAGCGTTTCGTGATGAAAACGGACGTTTTAATGCACGTTCCGACCTGAAAAAAGTACCTCGTTTAGGGCCGAAAGCCTTTGAACAGTGTGCCGGTTTTATGCGAATTGTCGGCGGTAAAAATGCGTTAGATGCTTCGAGTGTGCATCCGGAGGCTTATCCGGTGGTGGAAAAAATTCTCCAAGCAACCGATTCGACTCTTGCTGAATTAATGGGCAATGCAACTCGTATTCACCAACTGAATGCAAAAGATTTTGTGGACGAACAATTCGGTTTACCGACTGTAAACGATATTTTCAAAGAGTTGGAAAAACCGGGGCGCGATCCTCGTGGTGAATTTAAAACGGCAACCTTTATGGACGGCGTAGAAGATATTAAGGATCTGAAAGTCGGTATGATCTTAGAGGGGACGGTAACCAATGTAGCGAATTTCGGTGCTTTTGTGGATATCGGTGTACATCAAGACGGTTTGGTACATATTTCAATGTTATCGAACAGCTTCGTGGAAGATCCGCATAAAGTAGTGAAAGTTGGCAATTTAGTGAAAGTGAAAGTGTTAGAAGTGGATGTACAGCGTAAACGTATTGCGTTAACTATGCGTTTAGAAGACAAGCCGACCGACAAACCGGCAAGCGGTCGAAATCCGCAAGAAAATCGCAAAAATACTGAAAAATCCGACCGCTTCTCTGGCAATAAACCGCAACGTAATCAGTTCGCCAACAATGCGTTTGCCGATGCGTTAAAAGGTTGGAAGAAGTAA